GAAATCAACAGTAAGAGGGTACAGATTTGATCCATATCCCAGGAGGTATCTGGCGGTCGATACTCTAAACATTAAGGATCTAGATGTGTTATATGCGTAGAAGAAATATAGATGATAAATTAAGAATGTGAATTAATCATAGAAAGAAGCATGGGACAGATATTAGAACTGGAACATTAAAGTTTATTAAAATCTGAATATGTGCATTCTATACATGACATACTGTCAGGAGAAAGATGTATCTTGTTTATCTTCACTAGTTATGTCTAAGCTATGATTGTGCTTATCGCATTACTTAATCTATAGAATTTAATGATAGAGATATATACATATTGTTACAAATCCATTAAGGTTAAAGAGCAATAGTTTCATCATGAAAATTCAAATTATTACTCTTTCATGTGACTCGTCACCCTCTGATGATCAAGCCGAATGGTGACAATATACAAGTGTCGAATCCGGTGCTTCTGTCATACAGAGGTCTCTGCCATCTCCAAGATGAACACTGCAACACTGTAACAAGTGTTGTGAGTCGACCTTAGCAGTTTGGTCTGTAGGTTTTTGAAACCCTTACAAAGCCAATGAAGAAGTAGGGACGCTGCATGAAAACATGCTCAAAAGACAATCTTGCATCATTTATTTCCTTCTTATGGAAAGATTCATCCTATCTTCACAGTTGTTATTTGATCTACTGGGTTTCAAGGAAATACTTAGGGCAAAATTCGCTATTAGTTAATGCCCACTCACTCCTTATCTTGTAGTAGAAAGGAAGATAAAAAAGATCACTTGTTTGATATTTCCATGAGAAAAAACAGGGCAAGTAAGGACCAAAATTATAGAGCAGTTACTTCTAAGAGATCTAAGGTGTTGTCTAGCTCAGAAACAAAGCACAAATAAATGGTTTCCACTGTTCACATATAAAAAACTCGGGAACATAGAAAGACATGCTCATGAAAGTTGAGCACTATAGACCTTTCAGAGGATTCGGTTGACATTGTGACTACTGGCTATTAACTTTTAAAATGTCAACATATAATTTATAAAGGAAAAGTAATCAGCCCTAGAAAACAACCAAGGACCTAATGTATAAAAAACTGTGTCAAGATTAATAGTGACTCGGATGAAAATAGCAAAAGATAAGAGACAAATTCAAATGATGATCAATCACACCCGGCATTAATTACAGTATATTAGTCTTAGTTCTATGTCCAGTTTTATTTATAGCAACCGTTTATTAAGGTGTATGGTTTTTATTTGGTTGAAAAATAAATGTCTGTGCCTTCATTTCAATTCTGAATTTAGTTTGTAGAGAACTCACAAAGTGAATGTGGTATATGGCCCTCTTTATCTCAGTTTCATCTGACTTTTGTACTTCATCTAATTTGAAAAAATCTTCTATTCTTATTAAAGAAATATAGTCAACCAGCCTTCTCTAATAAGTTCTGACAGACAGTCACCTAACTAGATTGTATCCAAAAACAGGACAAAAATAATGATAAAAATCGTACGAGGGAGATTTGCATGGTAGTTACTAAAGAATAAAAAGATTTTGTTATCTATGGGATCATTCTGCATAACTAACATGCCCTAACTGATAAAACCTCAAACTTTTAGTGTAATTCTCGTGTTCACAATGAATCCAGCAACAGTGTCGATTCTTCAGAACATACCAGATTCCAGTGAAATACATTATAGCAAGTAAAAAATACATAATAAGTTGAAACATTATTTCTTGTGGGAAAAATCAGCACCATAAAATATGAATATGGCTAAGATCTTAATATACAGGCCTTCGATGATTTTCTGAATTACATCAAGTTTTCAACATTTAAGGACTGCCATGAGTATCAGGAAGAACCTGTTGAATTTATCAAGGATCTGTTTGAATTTCACAGCAGTGCTGCCATGGCCTTTCCAGGAATGTCCGACTGTTGTGTGAACATAAAATACCCAAACctcaataaaatttaaaaaatgagaaCACGCGGCTTTGTAACTTACCTGAAAGTAGTCACTCTGAGCTGCCTGGGTCAATATCTCCAACAGCAGCAGCGGCCAGTTAGTAGCAGAATGTGCTAACATTCTTGAGAATTTCCCAGTTCTCTTGAGATGTTCAACAGCATTAGCCCTCCACTGTTCGTGGATCAAAAGCACCTCCTTCGCCAAATACAGAGACAATAGAGCTTCCTTGAAATAATTAAGCTCCTCCTTGGCTTTTGCGTTCCAGTTTTTCCCATCAAGGCTGTCTCGGTAGATGCTACCTCTGCCTGGATCTAAAGAACCATGCCATGAAGCCAGTTCAGGCAAAATCTTACGAAACTCATTTTCCCAACTTTTATCAGGCATAAAACTTCCTTGACATTTACGATCAGGCCCTTCGCTGGCATCAGACACGTAACAGAGGGCCCTCTCCCATAGAAATAGAGTTTCATCACGGGACCTGGATGGTGCTATTTTGTTAGGAAGTTTCTGTTCTTTTTGCTTCAAGAAATGAAGCAATGCGCCATCTATACCGTGCCATTTCTTCAGGGTTCGGTAAACCTGTCTCCCTCCTATACATCCTAGTTCAACTCCCTTCTTAGCCAATGATTCGAGTCCCCCTTCCAGTTCTAACCTTAGGCTTCTCAGACTTGATGGAGGTTCATTAAATGTCCATGGGGGTAGGTTTTCCGAACTGTGAAAATCAATGTATTCGACTATATGAGGAACTGTATTCCATTCTTTCACAAGCCCTGCACAGCATAGCAAACATAAAGAGGGTCATTATCTACAATGTTTGGCTAAGCCTACTTGGTAATTGACAGGCACCTACAttgttttttcaacaaaaaattctTACTCGATACTTCATATCATACATACAGATGAACAAATTTTTAAAATTGATGACCCAAAAGATTATTTCAGTAACTGTTGTCTATAAAAATAAAGGTTGAGGATAGAGATAGCTTACTCTGTATTATAGTGTTCTTTCCTACTCCTCTGGGTCCATGCAAAAAAAGAGGTTGGTTCACTCTATGATGCCAGACATGGCTGTTGAGCACTGATTCCATCAATGGCCGGGGAAAAATTCTCCATTTTCTCTGCATTTCTTCTGATCTTTTCTTCTTTCTGTTCCCTATTTCACTTCTGCGTCTTTCATTTTCGTCTGCGATGCACTCTTCAAGATTTTGGACACGACTCTTCCTAAGAAGAGATGGAAATATGGTGGAGCTGAATGGGTTTTACAAGGGTTTAAGATGGTAGCTTAGATGCCCTGTTTTAAAGAATTAAACGCATATTGAGTAGGtataaaaacacattttttttgctTGTAACGGTGAAAATTGCATTTCCTTTCTTTTTCTCCTGACCCATTTTATTTGAGTGGTCTTCGTGTGATATTTTTTTAATTGTGGTGGGTACAAATCTTAATCTTTTTTGtgttttaatttgtattttttaatatattgtttattatttataaatattttacttAGACAAGTATCAATATGAGATCAATATAAGCTCTTGTCAATATACAATGAGATTAATACTAGCTTTTTTTAAACAATTATATTATAGATCatttatggaagaccaagagtcgcaACTTAGAAATCCTCTTATTTAGAAACCACCTTCAAACCAACTATGAAAGAcaaagggtcacaacttagaattgcatattagatgtccctttgaGATTTGAATTTGGGTCTCCATATTGAGAATtcaatgttttaaccaattaagctcaaccccttgaacAGTTTACACTCTTTTTAATAACAGACCTTAATTCAAAGTTCATCATTTTTCTTAAGTTAGATCTATATTTATGAAAGTGGTCTCAAGTACTTCCATTTTGATTGAAACAATCAATttgtttaaaatttcaatttcaatttgaagACAATTTGACCTATTCTTATGATGTTTGTGTCAACCTATTGGCAATTTGAAGACAAGTTGACCTATTCTTATGATCTTCATATCAACCTATTGCAAGAAATATTTAGTTGTGACTCTTTTAAAGGAATATCCAAGTTCATTTTAAAGCATCCAATATCACTTAGATCACTTATCCTTAAGATATCATTACCACTTGCACACATTATCAAGAATATTGTATTAGAGAATCTACATGAATAAGTTGTTGggaaaggtgtctcaaccttgcaacctaaaattattaattattttacatTGATTTATATTTTTGGCCTCTTATGGGAAATGGGGCAATCCACTTTGTGTAGACATTATTTGTCGTGTGTCAAATATTTTGGGAAGTATGTAAGAGTCTATAAGAGTATCAAATATCATCATGAAATTGTAAGATGTTGCTTATGATAAATTCTTGTGAAGCACCCTAATGAAGGAATCCATTATGAGTTGTGACATCTTATGATGGGTGTAAGGAATCTACTATTTTTAGAACGAATTTTGGGCACCTCATTTATAGGTGATAGTTGCTCGTGGTATTAGGCTTATAATTGATGGTTTTGTGTAAATTGGGTATTTGGCTTGGAGAAATGTATGGTTGATTTGTAGGTACTATTATGCTACGAAAATTGGCTTATTCTTACATGTTTGTGATACTCTTATAAGGCGTGTCACTTATTACTGTATTGTAATCATTATTGCTAATAATACAATTGTGTACTTTGGAGTGGTGGTTTCTCTACCAAAAGAATTTTTCCCATATGAACTTttgtaaaataatataattttctaATGTATTATTTTTTGTACCTATAAGATTTAAAATATTTGTGCAAACATTCCCTAAACATTTAGTGTAGGATGTGTGTCTTGCAACATTGATTCCTTTCATTTGGTATTAGGTATTGATCACCTTAGTTTCTAGATGTTAAACACAAGGCTTTTTGTATTTTTCTTAGATTGAAATGGAGCTTGCAAGATAATGGCAAGCACATAAAGGATAGAAATGGAGCAGTTTACAAGCACTAAATTTGAGTTGTGGAATCTTGACATGGAGGATATGCTTGTAGATAGAGATTCATGGGTTGTGATATCTAGTTTAAACATATTTGTAGAGTTTGAAATTGCATAACCTTTGCAATTTCACCTACACTTTTGTATCCACTTTAGTTTGTGTTCCCCTAGTATTTATGTAGGTTCATTTCAACACTTACACATTAGTCTTTTACCCTCTCAATATGCTCAAGGTCACTTTTCAACAACTACCTTCTTGTATTAATTATGCATTAACCTCATTTTTCTCTTGTCCCTTGTCATTTTTTAGCATGATTTGTTTCGACCCTAGTGTGTAACGCAAACATTTGCATGTCATGCTAGTGTCCCTTGACATTTTAATATTCAAAAGGTCATTTCTAAGCATTTTTCTATTAGTGTTTTATTTgtctttgatctatctatctatctatctatctagttgttgtggaggtggaaacacaaaaGTGGAGACTTGATTGAGGCAAGTCTCCAAATAGCCCCAAACATTTATCTCTCTTGTGTGTGTATAGGTTTATTGGAAGCACTCAAACACATAGATATTTGCTTGTATCTTATCCAATATTTGTTGTTATGCTTTTGACTTTTGGGTTTTGCAAGTTAGTCGAAGCACAGAGTTGACTTTTCGTGTTCTCTACATGCCTCCTTCTATCATAATCCATATGAGACTACAGTGCATCACATAGGTATTTGTGTGTTGTGTTGGTCTTTGGCCAAGATATTTAGATTTGGATTGAAAACTCTCTATCATTTGCACTCTCCATTAGTATAATTAGAAATTTCATTTTACTTATCTATAATTAGACGTTTTCACTAGTTTAACTAGTTAGAGATGTCTTAATGTATGTAGTGAGATTGGCTCTTAAAGGAATATAGTTTTCCTTTTGGACGGTCACATTTGctccattatattttggtgaacctgatgtgaacacacTTCTTTATCGTTGTGGTTCATCACTTGGTGTTGAACTCAATGTTGCACTCTTTATGTATGTTGTTTTTAAAGCATTCTTTATTACTACAAGTAGTCTTAATAGTAAAACAAAAGGATAAATCAAATATTTGCCCTTCTCAAAAAAATTGTTATCAAAAGGGATATATGTTGACCTTCAATCAGCTTGTCTATATCTCTCTTTTAAGATAAAATTTATATATTCCTTCCTTTTGTCCCTTTACAATATTGTTAAGAAGCTTCGGCGATTTCTTTTTCAAGCATGTGAAAGTgagttcttttctcttttcttattATTCTTTTTTGACCCCTCTCTTAAAATTTCTTCTACTTGTgaggatattttggtgcaagaTGGTAAAATAATTAATACTtttcttaatgttactctaccCTCTCTTTGTTCTAATGCAGGCTCTTCTAGAGATTATGCattaatgaatgagaaatatcATGTCACATCTGATCTCCCACAAGTCAGTGTTGAGCACATTCCTTCAACTAATTCTTCTACAAGTTGTAATGAATCTATTAATGTGATTATTGTCCTACTAGACCCCTGAAAGGCCTAAGAGACCAGTTATCCATGTTACTAAAGCTAGTATGTCACCAAAGAAGgtaatatatattttgttttgaaGTTTGCTTGATCTATCACTTTTAAGATGCATGAGGCTCATCATTGTAAAATAGTAATCCACACCTACAACTCTTGTAGAAATAAACAAGAAATTAATAATCCAAGTTCACTTCCACCATCTTGACCTATTCTTCCAACTACTCCTAATCCTCTTTCTCAATTTCAAGCACATTATGATCTTATTCAACAGTTTCATGTTACTCTTGCTAATATCTCTCTCTAGGATCTTCTGAAAACTTCTCCCCTTTATCATTGCATGCTTCAAAATGATCTGCAAAAGATCCTCGTGTCATCTTCGACTGGACTAAGTGATGTGAATGCCTTGATGGATTGTATGTGCTCTAGTACTTCAGGCATTACATTCTGTCAGCATGAACTTCCTCCTCATGAAGTACAAAAATAAAGTTGATCCATTAATGATTATAGTCTATAAATAACATTGGTATTAGAATTACTCTCATTCACACTAGTTTGAtacttaatgtttgtagcattgatcTATTACCTAATATTAAAATAGATACTAGTTCACTTGAAACATCATCTCTATTCATTTTTGGGTTTGATAATGTCGATTGCCAAGCTCTAGGTACAAACTAACTTTGAAGCATGGACATGTTACCATCTCCACCCTTGTGCATGTAATGCCAAGAACTTTACTGTATAATCTTCTTCTTGGTAAACCATGGATGAACACTACATGAGTGTGGTCTCATCTATCTTGCATCAATCTATTAATTTTGTACATAATAATTAAATAGTTACAATCAAGGTTGACCCTAATGTTATGCATTTATGTCAAATGGTTGCAATTGATCAGTTTTTGGTTACTCATACTCTAAAGCTCGCTTGATTACTCTTCCTCCTCCTACATACAATAATTTTAATAAACATAATATAGAAAAAAACATTTATTTTGTGCATATGATCAAGTGCTTGGccattccactagtgaatgtaaggccttgaaagataaaatacaacaaattcatgcATTGGGTGTCATCGATCATTTGTCTATCATTACACCTatctcttcttcttattctttGCATGACAAGTGATATTGAGGTTTTCCTCTAGCATGTTCTTTCTAAATGCTAAGAaaaatttgatagattttgtgaagaacatggcattagAAGGCAAttatttgcacctaggactccttagcaaaatggagtggttgaaagaaagaataggattgtTGTAGAggtctagaactatgttgaaagatgaTAACTtgcctaatgtgtattggaaagaagtgcATACGATTATATATATTCTTAACAAGGTACAAGTAAGAGTGAATcatacaaagacaccttatgagctatggcatgggAGATCACCTACTTTACAATATTTTAGGATATTTGTTgaagcaagtgctacataagaAGAGATGAGGAAGACttgggaaattttgatgcaagtttAGATGAAGGGATATTCTTGGGATACTCTATAAAGAGCAAGGCATACTAGTGTTATAACAAGAGGCTAGATAATATTTTAGAAAATATGAATGTCAAAGTGAGTGAAGAATGGAATCATGTTGCACCTAAACCTAAAGTTGAGATAAATGATGCTCTTATTGCTACAGAAGAGAAGGAAGTtttggaagacaaagaagagacaAATACAAAAGAGAAGGAATCTAAACAAGCACACAAGACACCTACAATGTATGTGTGAAAGaaccattcagaagatcagattaaTGGAGACAAAGATAGAGGATTTTagacaagaagaaaacttgctaagACTAGTGAATaagcaaatttctattttttatctcAAGTAGAGCCAAAAAAATTTATAGAGGCCAACAAGGATGAaagttggataaaagcaatggaagaagacttgaatcaaatagaaaagagtcagacaTGGGAATCAGTACCTAGACTagtggataagaatgtgataggaacaaagtgggtcttctagaataaactaaatgaagatggagaagtcacAAGAAACAAGGCAACATTGGTTTGGAAAGGCTATTCATAAGTTGAAGGTATATAATTTGAGGCAACTTTTTCTTTAGTAGTTAGAAaggaagctataaggatgtttatTTCATCTATTATATATAAGAACTTTagggtatattagatggatgtcataTCAGCATTATTGAATGGGGAGCTTGAAGAAGAGTTGTACATTAAACAACAATATGGGTTTAAGTTGTCAAAATATTTGGATATGGTATGCAGACTCAAGAAGACACTCTATGGACTCAAGtgagctcctagagcttggtattcaaggTTGGACATATACCTATTGCATTAGaatttcaagaaaggtacaacatatagtaatatttatttaaaaaatgaagTTGATAAATTATTaatagttgttgtgtatgttgatgttatcatttttggaggagatgatagtatttacaagagattttcaaaagaaattaaagaatttgagatgtcaatgattcatgaattattattttttcttgggCTTCAAGTGACACAGTCAGTAGATGGTATTGTCATTTCTCAGACCAATTATATCAAGGAGATGTCGAAGAAGTTTGGTACGAAGGATTGTAAACTAGCTGGTACTCCTATGACTATTGGTTGCAAGTTAAGAAAGGATGACAAATCTCCAGAAGTTGATAAAAatagtataggtctatgattggaggaGTGTTGTATTTGACATCTTCAAgatcagatattatgcatgttatttGGTTGGTTTCTAGATATCAAACTAATCCAAAGCAATCACATGATCAAGCAATAAAAAtgatagatggatagagagagggagaggggagatagaaaaCAGTAGTGAGAGATTGATAGGTAGAGAGTGGGAGAAAGATAAggagggaggggttgagagagagagagagagagagatgggaaatatggaaagaagtgtagagaagagggtgggagagagggagagagagagagggtggaagagagatgtatgtagagaaatataggtaggcaGGGAGAGAGACAGggagaggtatatgtagagaaatagaggtatgaagggagtgaggggaggtgtagagagagagaggagacgaagagtagagagttaaggattggagagaggggtagagagataggtctatattttaggagagagagagagagagagagagagagagagagagagagagagagagagagagagagagagagagtggcaTGGATAGAGCTAGGTCTAGAGCTTGAGGGAGATAAAGGgagtgatatagagagagtgataaaatgctaataggagcctgttgattattgaaatttgactgtgTCTAAAAATTTATATGATCTTATAAAATCTAGAatatgcattataactcctagagatctgaaaccactctcaaacatcccattaatatatacatgaaatataacttgaagtataagaaatgaaacatacatacttaaatgttatatttatgtatatataagtaATTTTCAATATACAAAGTGAACAATATAAAAAGAAATGGGATCCTGTTTTTTTACTAATGGGAtcccatttttttaaaaatgaattccaATGCTGATTTTTTCTTTGGAAAAAGGTTTGGGGAGCCAACCCTTAGCATTGGACCCgatttgacctgcaacttgaaggccatgtCAATATCCATACAAAATACTGACTTTGGAGATATATCTAAAGACCttttttgcataatttttttataaaatcaaaACCTATTATAAATGAGATTGTTTAGATTTCGAATATGTAAAATTTCTCTTAAttggattaatttttttatttttaaaataatttataatgaaagaggtccataaacttgaaatgaaaggttttcttatttttttaatagctttgttttgtttttaagttttttgaaaaataaattatatgatatCGAACTAGAGACAATTATATacacttaaaatatatatatataaataaatgataagtttaggtcaatttatgcttgtcgtacacgaaGGGTTTTGTAAACAATTATGcctaataaaaaattaacaaaaaaaaaatcacaaaaaattacaaaataatattctCATAAGTCTTGAGTGTGTTAcagatattttctcaaaaggatttagaaaaataatttcatttaggtgaaattatgcttgtcgtacacaagcatggtatggtcctaaaaaagtgacttttaaatagTGGTTTTTAGAAATGTCTATTGAAACTTAATTTGTATCATCTAGGTGTTAAAATAAATTACACAGTCGGAAACTAGACTTTGAGCATTACATttcatattaattattttttttaagattcattctttaagtgcttcaaatgtttaggtcaattgggacaaattttgaaaaaacaaggaaaacacttccactttttggccaaaaagtggactcaacttcctgcACACTAATGAGTGCCTGAATATGACATTTTTTAATAGTAATTTATGCTTAAAAACTCTTAATGCTTTGTTAATTAATGTGTCTAATGGCAAActatatgcatgcatgtttattgcTTTTGCTTTTATACTATGCTAATTGTAAAATAGATTTTGCTTTTGCTTTtgcttttatattttttatttttccacaaatcgtaaaatagatttcattttccaacaagtaaaataggattttaatttgtGTTGTAGTTTAGATGTGGTTTAGTCCTAGTTAGATAATTCCATGAATCAATTATAATTAAAGTTTTGTTTAGATTGCATCAGAAGCACCAGAGTCCTTCTTAAAGCAGATTTAGTATCTTCAATTCGGTTCTAGGAAAATATCACTAGTATAAGATTTAGTTCAAAAGAGATCCAGAGAGTGCCTGACGGAGCATGACTGAAGCAAAATCATTGTTCTTAGTGCAAAACCCCCCAACTTAAACTCATCCTTATCGCATACAGCTTTCAGACACGCCCGATTTGATATTGAAACAATTAAATGATGTGAGTTGCGACACTAACGACCTCGCCCATCACACACACCCAATATCTCATTgacaactaagacttctagaaATATTATTAGGATCTAAGTAAAGTAAACATGTGAATAAGACCTACTAGGTGAACTAATTAGGTAAAACACCTTATTCACACCAAGAAACCCCTTTAGTGTAACTTAGGGAGAAGTTGACAAATTTAAATGATAAGAGGATGCATTAATGATGTGTCACATCTACTAGGCCATGATATGCACCCATATACAAATAATATCTCTGAAATAAAGtaaatgagaaaaaccacgtggGCAAAACcatctctccaaaagagagaatgtAAGAAAACAATCATGTAGAAGTGAGGAAATGACTAATGAATAGATGACTCATAACATGATCCTTTAAGGACTACATCCATCAGAAAAATACAATCAATAGTCCCTcaaaagagggaaagagggaaaataCCACAATTGTAAATTCTCACAAAATTAGTGAATGTTTAAATACAAAAAATGATCCAATCCCTACAAACAACTTGTCTCTATTTGGGATGAAAAAAGGCCAAGTACAAATGTAGGAATTCTTTCCATTCAGAATAGGAATTTATAGTTAGAAGTATGAAGATATATGATATAAGTATGAAGATATATGATGATGTCTCTGATATCTATTTAGGTACCATCATTTCAATAGAAGATGATGATTCCACAATCAAATCATGGGTATGCCAAATCAATAGAGAAGGTAATAAACTCTGAATATGTGAATTTTGATGTAGATCAATTTCCAAAGATAATGATGGTTTGGTAAGGATTACTGACTACCATCAAAGAGGAAAGATGATGTCTTATTTATGTGTTCTTCAAATATTCAATATGAGAcacaaaataaattatttataattgtCAAATGCTCATCCAACAAAGTTGAATTTGAAAGACTCTATGTTTTGCTACGAATAATCAGTAGAAGTTTTTGAAGAAGCAAATCTAAACTTTGAAGTAGCAACATATGGAAGGAAAAAAACTACATCCTTAAAGAGAAGAAACATGTCATCTATTGTATCATCTACACCTAAAATGAGTGACTCTATAAACAAATAAGATATTTGTGGTAGAATGTGATTCTGATAGCTACATCTAATTTATACATAAATAACCTTCCTAAGTAGGAAAGATGGAAACCTTGATTAATTATTTTTCTATAAAAATATAAGATATTTATAGTAGAATGTGGTTCTGATAGCTACATCTAATTTATACATAAATAACCTTCCTAAGTAGGAAAGATGGAAACCTTGATTAATTATTTTTCATAGGGAGTAAATGAGTGTGAAGGATCAACAACCATCTCTAAAGGAGATGAAGTATTTGAAAAAATATCATCATCCTCATTTGAAGATTTAAAGCACTCCAAAGAGCTCAACTTTAGAATAGTATAATAGTCATGTGGTATCATGTGTAATAGATGAATAAATACAAGACAATCTAAAATAGGATAATTTGAGAGTGTTTGAGTATTTGGATCTCCATACATCTCCTAAATGTTATCTCAAGGAGAATAAGTCCACTCaaaatgaaaaagagaattcaaGGATAAATCCTAAAACATGATCTCCCTTTTGGTACAATTCTAAGAAAATTTCTTAATATCTATGTACCTAGAGGGAGAACAAGACCATACAAATGTGGCAACAAATGAAGCCAACCTAAATGTTTCATGATACCATCTTTATATTGTTTACAGTTTCATATTTTGGGAATGATCAAAGAAGGATACAACAAAAAATCCAAGTAATGAAAAAGATAAATCTACAAAAATTAGAAAGACAAAATCCCTCAATAGCAATTAGAAACCCCCAAATATAATGTATATTGAAATGAAGCCTTCCCAAAAAGATATAACTTCTTGAGGTGTTAGAATATCCAAGTAACCAGTCATAATGTGATATTtgcaaaaattaaataaattttgtagCTAAGGTTGAAAT
The nucleotide sequence above comes from Cryptomeria japonica chromosome 11, Sugi_1.0, whole genome shotgun sequence. Encoded proteins:
- the LOC131063178 gene encoding uncharacterized protein LOC131063178 isoform X3, which produces MQRKWRIFPRPLMESVLNSHVWHHRVNQPLFLHGPRGVGKNTIIQRLVKEWNTVPHIVEYIDFHSSENLPPWTFNEPPSSLRSLRLELEGGLESLAKKGVELGCIGGRQVYRTLKKWHGIDGALLHFLKQKEQKLPNKIAPSRSRDETLFLWERALCYVSDASEGPDRKCQGSFMPDKSWENEFRKILPELASWHGSLDPGRGSIYRDSLDGKNWNAKAKEELNYFKEALLSLYLAKEVLLIHEQWRANAVEHLKRTGKFSRMLAHSATNWPLLLLEILTQAAQSDYFQPKLVINNFDMLRKAFRDSSADPIVDAAMYHDSLLLRLVSLGLNDRCIPVIFVTSDSYYSYQLYRDFAYANSFISRENFGWTPEEAKIHMVPDYFSEDELQWQVIASELGSNSRHLYELYALKQSSYLGENLEENKRSRFLDYLDLYLGYLQVTVVNPAMESALEILKKFAEDVYFQRVQKSRLSHGVAWRHPPNLTDNERCCQWAKIQLIDFIEAFSNAEFGVPRWRLSRKIKPDQGRSPPRRSSKDKGDLFQIQHSKAR